A section of the Rhodobacteraceae bacterium M382 genome encodes:
- a CDS encoding amidohydrolase, whose product MTRLLKIAIISTAIATTSPSVGISQSNESQVNSFTQQVDEIVDGDAKRLQSIFQGIHQNPELGFMETRTAEVVARELGELGYQVTTGVGGTGVVGIFENGPGPVVMWRADMDANAIRELTGLPYASEVQTTNLEGEETYVAHMCGHDAHTTWLIGLAKVMRDMQESWSGTLVLVAQPAEEPIAGAQAMVDDGMYTTLGVPEPDVFMAFHTAPLPTGTFASTVGRVNTMSSMVDVTFHGVGGHGSSPHHAKDPIVMAGSAIMQLQTIVSRRIDPDKTAVVTIGAIEGGVDNNVIPTDATLKLKLHAESKAVHETLLHNIELIADGIASGSGVDEGAMPTLTRKGFASVVKNSEPLVIRAREILGAAHFVPGLVNDHTVAGSDDAFLLIDGIEKTKAAYFFVGTAEPGVFAKSWANGQFPFFVHEPYYVVDLEAIPVGTKMAALLALDALKK is encoded by the coding sequence ATGACCCGTTTGCTCAAGATTGCAATAATTTCGACGGCGATAGCAACCACCAGCCCTTCGGTGGGCATTTCGCAGTCCAATGAATCTCAGGTTAATTCGTTTACTCAACAAGTCGACGAAATCGTAGATGGCGACGCTAAGCGATTGCAGTCCATTTTCCAAGGCATCCATCAAAACCCAGAACTTGGATTTATGGAAACGCGAACTGCTGAAGTCGTGGCACGCGAACTAGGTGAGTTGGGGTATCAGGTCACTACTGGAGTTGGCGGAACAGGGGTCGTCGGCATATTTGAGAATGGACCCGGACCAGTCGTGATGTGGCGTGCGGACATGGACGCCAACGCCATTCGGGAGTTGACAGGATTACCTTATGCCAGCGAGGTCCAGACCACCAATCTTGAGGGCGAGGAAACATACGTCGCTCATATGTGTGGTCACGACGCGCACACAACTTGGCTTATTGGCCTCGCCAAAGTCATGAGAGACATGCAAGAAAGTTGGTCGGGGACGCTTGTTCTTGTCGCACAGCCAGCAGAGGAACCTATTGCAGGTGCCCAAGCAATGGTTGACGATGGGATGTATACGACTCTTGGAGTTCCTGAACCGGATGTGTTCATGGCGTTTCACACAGCACCTTTGCCCACAGGAACTTTTGCTTCGACGGTTGGTCGTGTAAACACAATGTCTTCAATGGTCGATGTAACGTTTCATGGAGTGGGCGGGCACGGATCATCACCCCATCACGCCAAAGACCCTATTGTCATGGCCGGGTCGGCGATCATGCAACTTCAAACCATAGTATCGCGCCGCATCGACCCAGATAAAACAGCAGTCGTAACAATTGGAGCAATTGAGGGTGGAGTGGATAACAATGTCATTCCAACCGACGCCACACTCAAGCTGAAACTACACGCCGAGAGTAAGGCAGTACATGAGACTTTGCTTCATAACATTGAGTTGATAGCGGACGGAATAGCTAGCGGATCTGGCGTGGATGAAGGCGCTATGCCAACTCTTACCCGAAAGGGGTTTGCATCGGTCGTGAAGAATTCGGAGCCTTTGGTCATTCGAGCGCGCGAGATATTGGGGGCGGCCCATTTCGTGCCCGGTCTTGTAAATGACCATACCGTTGCTGGGTCGGATGATGCATTCCTGCTGATTGATGGTATCGAAAAGACCAAGGCCGCCTATTTCTTTGTTGGTACAGCCGAGCCGGGCGTATTCGCCAAGTCGTGGGCCAACGGCCAGTTCCCATTTTTTGTGCATGAGCCGTATTACGTCGTCGATCTCGAGGCGATCCCTGTTGGAACAAAGATGGCCGCATTGCTGGCGCTGGATGCTTTAAAGAAGTAA
- a CDS encoding retron St85 family RNA-directed DNA polymerase, producing MKPTATELLRASFRFSGDELDRFIATCPFRYKVYQIPKKNNRGSRTIAHPSRVLKAVQRTLLSGILNDLLVVHDSAKAYRKGTSIKDNASPHLDNSFLLKMDFSDFFPSIKSSDFEILLREKHKISNPHDINIFKKVFFMKKGEQLVLSIGSPGSPLISNSMMFDFDRKLSEISQSCGVNYTRYSDDLSFSTSTPDILFEWPSLVRKVLTELPYPKLSINVDKTIHSSRKHNRHVTGVTLSSEGKLSLGREKKRKIRAQVHQAAKLKPIELTRLRGSLAFLADIEPESYSKLRARYQDEFALIGSDIIKS from the coding sequence ATGAAACCCACCGCAACTGAGTTATTAAGAGCGAGCTTTAGGTTCTCAGGCGACGAACTTGATCGCTTCATCGCCACTTGTCCTTTCAGGTACAAGGTTTACCAAATTCCCAAAAAAAATAACCGTGGATCGCGAACTATAGCGCATCCTTCACGTGTTCTAAAAGCGGTGCAAAGAACGCTTCTGTCAGGGATTTTGAACGACCTATTAGTAGTCCATGATAGCGCAAAGGCCTACAGAAAGGGAACGAGCATCAAAGATAATGCCTCACCACACCTCGATAATAGTTTTTTATTAAAAATGGATTTTAGTGACTTTTTCCCGTCAATTAAATCATCAGATTTTGAAATTCTTCTTCGAGAAAAACACAAAATTTCAAACCCGCATGACATAAATATCTTCAAAAAGGTGTTTTTCATGAAGAAAGGTGAACAACTGGTACTTAGTATCGGTTCGCCAGGATCTCCGTTGATATCTAATTCTATGATGTTCGACTTTGACCGTAAGTTGAGTGAGATATCTCAAAGCTGTGGGGTGAACTACACTAGGTATTCGGATGATTTGTCGTTCTCTACCAGCACACCCGATATCCTATTTGAATGGCCGAGTTTGGTAAGAAAAGTTTTGACTGAGCTTCCCTACCCGAAGTTATCGATCAACGTCGACAAAACTATTCACTCCTCGAGGAAACACAATAGACATGTCACTGGCGTCACGCTTTCAAGTGAGGGGAAGTTATCTCTGGGGCGAGAAAAGAAAAGAAAAATTCGTGCGCAAGTACATCAGGCTGCAAAGTTAAAACCTATTGAGTTAACGCGGTTAAGGGGGAGTTTAGCATTTTTAGCCGATATAGAGCCAGAATCATACAGCAAGCTTAGAGCAAGATATCAAGATGAATTCGCTTTGATCGGGTCAGATATAATTAAGTCCTGA
- a CDS encoding retron St85 family effector protein, producing MIDDVLRKFVDLIDLEKSRILQSPPIVFLCGGEVDIEKTSNHSIRNMFMNILGKSEFEELAPSIKLAEDFKNWHLGYENLSAFENDIASLSSYIVVILESAGSLAELGLFYANSNLKSKLVVIVRDEHYDASSFIKLGLIQPLKEASNDSVFVYKLDPKDVEKIKVSEVREIVDDIHELVKDVAKTSKFNALDRGHVLYLIFQLIDLFHALKKTEIEGCLKALDVPKQNLNSGLYILQSLGFIRCVRKSNIDFFITQVDSADRVHFGYTPQINDEGKNIHIKDSEIKIEYMSFINSERSTLNRRRKSAIASKGA from the coding sequence TTGATTGACGACGTTTTAAGAAAATTTGTTGACCTAATTGACCTCGAAAAATCGCGGATTTTGCAATCGCCACCCATTGTATTCCTTTGCGGTGGGGAAGTAGACATAGAGAAAACTTCCAATCACTCTATCCGAAATATGTTTATGAATATTTTGGGGAAAAGTGAGTTTGAGGAGCTTGCTCCTTCAATTAAATTGGCCGAAGATTTTAAAAACTGGCACCTTGGATACGAAAACCTATCTGCTTTTGAAAACGATATAGCTTCTCTTTCATCATATATCGTCGTTATATTGGAGAGTGCCGGTTCCCTTGCTGAGCTAGGTCTTTTCTATGCGAACAGCAACTTAAAATCTAAGTTGGTGGTGATTGTGCGCGATGAACACTATGACGCTAGCTCATTCATCAAACTCGGCTTAATTCAACCGCTTAAAGAGGCGAGTAACGATTCAGTTTTTGTATACAAGCTTGACCCTAAAGATGTCGAGAAGATTAAGGTGTCAGAAGTTCGAGAAATTGTTGATGACATCCACGAACTTGTCAAAGATGTCGCTAAGACCTCGAAGTTCAATGCTTTGGACCGGGGGCATGTTTTATATTTGATTTTTCAATTAATTGACTTATTTCATGCTCTAAAAAAGACGGAAATAGAGGGGTGCCTGAAGGCGCTAGATGTCCCCAAGCAAAACTTAAATTCTGGTTTGTACATACTGCAAAGCCTCGGTTTTATTCGCTGTGTGCGGAAGTCAAATATAGATTTTTTCATAACTCAAGTTGATAGCGCTGATCGTGTCCACTTTGGATACACGCCTCAGATCAATGATGAGGGTAAAAATATCCACATCAAGGATTCTGAAATCAAAATTGAGTATATGTCGTTTATCAATTCTGAGCGGTCGACACTCAATAGACGCAGGAAGAGCGCCATTGCGTCGAAAGGGGCCTAG
- a CDS encoding cysteine desulfurase produces the protein MYDIDKIRSDFPILSRQVHGKPLTYLDNGASAQKPQVVIDAITRAYGEEYSNVHRGLHYLSNLSTERYEAVRGTIAKFLNAADEDHIVLNSGTTEGINLVAYGWAMPRFEAGDEIVLSVMEHHANIVPWHFLRERQGVVLKWVDVSDDGSLDPQAVLDAIGPRTKLVAVTQCSNVLGTVVDVKSITQGAHAKGVPVLVDGSQGAVHMPVDVQDIGCDFYAITGHKLYGPSGSGAIYIRPERMAEMRPFIGGGDMIKEVSKDQVIYNDPPMKFEAGTPGIVQTIGLGVALEYMMALGMDNIAAHEASLRDYALERLTGINWLNVQGTAAGKAAIFSFTLEGAAHAHDISTILDKKGVAVRAGHHCAGPLMDHLGVTATCRASFGLYNTKQEVDTLVDALELAHDLFG, from the coding sequence ATGTATGACATCGACAAGATCCGCTCCGATTTCCCCATCCTGTCGCGACAGGTGCATGGCAAGCCGCTGACCTATTTGGACAATGGTGCATCGGCCCAAAAACCGCAGGTGGTGATTGACGCAATCACACGGGCCTACGGCGAAGAGTATTCCAATGTTCACCGTGGGTTGCACTATCTTTCTAATCTATCGACAGAACGATACGAGGCGGTGCGTGGCACAATTGCCAAATTCCTGAATGCAGCAGATGAGGATCACATTGTCCTCAATTCCGGCACCACCGAGGGCATCAATCTGGTGGCGTACGGCTGGGCTATGCCTCGGTTCGAGGCGGGCGATGAGATCGTGTTGTCGGTGATGGAACACCACGCCAATATCGTCCCCTGGCATTTCCTGCGTGAACGTCAGGGGGTGGTGTTGAAATGGGTGGATGTTTCCGATGATGGCAGCCTGGATCCGCAAGCGGTTCTTGACGCGATCGGCCCCAGAACCAAACTGGTCGCGGTCACCCAATGCTCCAATGTTCTAGGCACCGTCGTTGACGTCAAATCCATTACCCAAGGGGCCCATGCCAAGGGCGTCCCGGTATTGGTTGATGGCTCGCAGGGGGCGGTGCATATGCCCGTCGACGTGCAGGATATCGGGTGTGATTTCTATGCGATCACGGGTCACAAGCTGTATGGTCCGTCCGGGTCCGGCGCGATCTATATTCGCCCTGAACGCATGGCCGAAATGCGTCCCTTTATCGGGGGGGGGGACATGATCAAGGAAGTCAGCAAGGATCAGGTCATCTATAACGATCCTCCGATGAAATTCGAAGCCGGTACACCGGGGATCGTCCAGACCATTGGTCTGGGGGTGGCTCTTGAGTACATGATGGCGTTGGGGATGGACAATATCGCCGCGCATGAGGCGTCTTTGCGCGATTACGCATTGGAACGTCTGACCGGCATCAATTGGTTGAACGTGCAGGGCACTGCCGCGGGTAAGGCCGCGATTTTCTCCTTTACCCTCGAAGGCGCAGCCCATGCCCATGACATTTCGACCATCTTGGACAAAAAGGGTGTCGCAGTGCGGGCGGGGCATCATTGTGCAGGCCCGTTGATGGATCATCTGGGAGTCACGGCTACCTGTCGCGCCTCTTTTGGTCTGTATAACACCAAACAAGAGGTGGACACGCTGGTCGATGCGCTGGAATTGGCACACGATCTGTTTGGGTAA
- a CDS encoding YIP1 family protein, whose amino-acid sequence MTPQDIRNLVVLTLRSPAAAAQQILSMNLGREVLWTALFLAAVVNTFFLTFQKMIMDPGADADLPIMFASPGVYFAIVAGGQVLFIYALYLVGGMFRGTGSLNQVMALMVWLQLLQVAAQAIVVGLSLFAPPLAVILHMAGVVYGLYILVHFIDQAHQLKSMGRAAAVLSMTLVVLAVALSLLVALTGRY is encoded by the coding sequence ATGACACCGCAGGACATCCGAAACCTGGTCGTTTTGACCCTGCGCAGCCCGGCGGCGGCGGCGCAACAGATCCTGTCGATGAACCTGGGTCGCGAAGTGCTGTGGACAGCCCTGTTTCTTGCAGCTGTGGTCAACACCTTCTTTCTGACCTTTCAAAAGATGATCATGGACCCTGGTGCGGATGCGGATCTGCCGATCATGTTTGCCTCGCCAGGTGTCTATTTCGCCATCGTGGCCGGCGGGCAGGTATTGTTCATTTACGCGCTGTATCTGGTCGGCGGGATGTTCAGGGGCACCGGCTCCTTGAACCAGGTCATGGCGCTGATGGTCTGGTTGCAACTGCTGCAGGTCGCAGCCCAGGCAATCGTCGTTGGATTGTCGCTGTTTGCGCCGCCGTTGGCCGTGATCCTGCATATGGCGGGGGTGGTCTACGGGCTTTACATTCTGGTGCATTTCATTGATCAGGCGCATCAGTTGAAATCAATGGGACGGGCTGCTGCCGTTCTGAGCATGACACTGGTTGTTCTGGCTGTTGCGCTTTCTCTTCTCGTCGCCCTGACCGGGCGCTACTGA
- a CDS encoding YIP1 family protein — MPVTSDITATYRGPRRVVARLLGMGQREDRLLAFVMGGCVLLFFARLPALAREAHLEGTDKNMLMGSALLALVFMLPLILYFLAWITHVLVRLIGGKGASHHARLALFWALLAASPLALLHGLIAGFIGPGPGQQAVGILWAAFFFWFWVSGMIQGYWTANS, encoded by the coding sequence ATGCCGGTTACATCGGATATCACCGCGACGTACCGCGGGCCGCGCCGGGTTGTGGCGCGGCTGCTGGGCATGGGACAGCGCGAAGATCGCCTGTTGGCCTTTGTGATGGGCGGCTGTGTGCTGCTGTTCTTTGCGCGCCTTCCGGCTTTGGCGCGCGAAGCCCATCTGGAGGGCACCGACAAGAACATGCTGATGGGCAGCGCTTTGCTGGCCCTGGTGTTCATGTTGCCGCTGATCCTGTATTTCCTCGCATGGATCACCCATGTGCTGGTGCGATTGATCGGCGGCAAGGGGGCTTCGCACCATGCCCGCCTGGCGCTGTTCTGGGCTTTGCTGGCGGCCAGCCCTTTGGCGCTGTTGCATGGGCTGATCGCAGGCTTCATTGGCCCTGGACCGGGACAACAGGCCGTGGGCATCCTGTGGGCGGCATTCTTTTTCTGGTTCTGGGTCAGCGGCATGATCCAAGGGTATTGGACGGCCAACTCATGA
- a CDS encoding SufD family Fe-S cluster assembly protein, whose translation MALPELKQSATDARLNALALPQGGCLNAARQAALSRVQTMGLPSRRDEYWKYTRPDTLVQPDVIPAAVFDNDEAPMFNDFERLRIVFVDGVFDPEQSDDLALEGVRIDRLEDICCKDIHWAKDIYGVLEARGQSPVERPLAALNTAFATDGVAIHVTGSPSKPISLIYVHEDEKSDAILHHVIRVEAGAEATILENGPAASRFNKCMEIDIADTGKLHLVRAQGRDHERRAATHLFARLGRESVFKSFTLTVNGQLTRNEAVIELTGDDAIAHIAGACVGDGDFLHDDTVFITHDAVNCESRQVFKKVLRNGATGVFQGKILVKEGAQKTDGYQISQSLLLDDDSQFLAKPELEIYADDVACSHGSTSGAIDDTALFYLRSRGVPHKEATDLLTLAFLAEAVEEIEDRALAADIVDRLEGWLTRRR comes from the coding sequence ATGGCTTTGCCCGAACTGAAACAATCCGCGACGGATGCGCGGTTGAACGCATTGGCGCTGCCCCAGGGGGGATGCCTGAACGCCGCCCGTCAGGCCGCGCTGTCGCGGGTGCAGACCATGGGGTTGCCGTCGCGTCGCGACGAATACTGGAAATACACCCGTCCCGACACATTGGTTCAGCCCGATGTGATCCCGGCCGCGGTTTTCGACAATGACGAAGCGCCAATGTTCAACGATTTCGAACGTTTGCGTATCGTATTTGTCGATGGTGTCTTTGATCCGGAACAGTCCGATGATCTGGCCCTGGAAGGTGTGCGGATCGACCGTCTCGAAGATATCTGTTGCAAGGATATCCATTGGGCAAAAGACATCTATGGTGTGCTCGAAGCGCGTGGCCAATCGCCGGTGGAACGTCCACTGGCGGCCTTGAACACGGCCTTTGCCACGGATGGGGTTGCGATCCATGTGACCGGGTCTCCGTCCAAACCGATCAGCTTGATCTATGTCCACGAAGATGAAAAATCGGACGCGATCCTGCATCACGTGATCCGGGTCGAAGCCGGTGCCGAAGCGACCATTCTGGAGAATGGCCCCGCGGCATCGCGGTTCAACAAATGCATGGAAATCGACATTGCCGATACAGGCAAATTGCATTTGGTCCGCGCACAGGGCAGGGACCACGAACGTCGCGCTGCAACGCACCTGTTTGCGCGTCTGGGTCGGGAATCCGTGTTCAAATCCTTTACCCTGACCGTCAACGGCCAATTGACCCGCAACGAAGCGGTGATCGAACTGACCGGTGACGATGCCATTGCCCACATTGCTGGTGCCTGTGTCGGAGATGGTGATTTTCTGCACGACGACACGGTGTTCATCACCCATGATGCCGTGAATTGTGAAAGCCGTCAGGTTTTCAAGAAAGTACTGCGCAACGGTGCGACCGGCGTGTTCCAGGGCAAGATCCTGGTCAAGGAAGGCGCACAGAAGACCGATGGGTATCAGATCAGCCAATCACTGCTGTTGGATGATGACAGCCAGTTCCTGGCCAAACCCGAACTGGAAATCTATGCCGACGACGTGGCCTGTTCGCATGGCTCGACCTCGGGTGCGATTGACGACACGGCGCTGTTCTATCTGCGGTCACGCGGGGTTCCCCACAAGGAAGCCACCGATCTTCTGACCCTGGCATTCCTGGCCGAGGCTGTGGAAGAGATCGAAGACCGTGCTCTGGCCGCTGATATTGTGGACCGCCTCGAAGGCTGGTTGACCAGGCGGCGCTGA
- the sufC gene encoding Fe-S cluster assembly ATPase SufC yields the protein MLEIKNLHVKLEEEDKQILKGVDLKVEAGKVHAIMGPNGSGKSTLSYVLSGRGGYEVTEGEASLSGVDLLELEAEERAAAGLFLAFQYPVEIPGVGNMTFLRTAVNAQRKARGEDELSAADFLKEVRAKAKTLKIDADMLKRPVNVGFSGGEKKRNEILQMAMLQPKMCILDETDSGLDVDAMKLVAEGVNALRDEGRGFLVITHYQRLLDHIKPDVVHIMANGRIVKSGGPELALEVENNGYADILAEVA from the coding sequence ATGCTGGAAATCAAAAACCTGCACGTCAAACTTGAAGAAGAAGACAAGCAAATCCTGAAGGGTGTCGACCTGAAGGTCGAGGCAGGCAAAGTCCATGCCATCATGGGACCGAATGGATCGGGGAAATCAACCTTGTCCTATGTTCTGTCCGGGCGCGGCGGCTATGAGGTCACAGAAGGCGAAGCCTCGCTGAGTGGTGTCGACCTGTTGGAACTGGAAGCGGAAGAGCGCGCAGCGGCCGGTCTGTTTCTGGCGTTTCAATACCCGGTGGAAATTCCCGGCGTCGGCAACATGACGTTTCTGCGCACTGCGGTAAACGCACAGCGCAAGGCGCGCGGCGAAGACGAACTTTCTGCCGCAGATTTTCTCAAGGAAGTGCGCGCCAAGGCCAAGACCTTGAAGATCGACGCCGATATGCTGAAACGCCCTGTCAATGTGGGGTTCTCGGGTGGCGAGAAAAAGCGTAATGAAATCCTGCAGATGGCGATGCTTCAGCCAAAGATGTGCATTCTGGACGAAACCGACTCGGGTCTGGATGTGGACGCGATGAAGCTGGTAGCGGAAGGTGTGAACGCGTTGCGTGACGAAGGGCGCGGGTTTCTGGTGATCACCCACTATCAGCGCCTTCTGGACCACATTAAACCGGATGTGGTGCACATCATGGCCAATGGCCGGATTGTCAAATCCGGCGGTCCTGAACTGGCTCTGGAAGTTGAAAACAACGGCTATGCCGACATTCTGGCCGAGGTGGCGTAA
- a CDS encoding polysaccharide pyruvyl transferase family protein: MDAVAGHNTPLRLFWWKGVANFGDALSQIVVAHASGRDVVHSGIGGADLVAVGSIIQIVRRKFANGGTGRPVIWGSGVLHPTPKDFLEHVDVALVRGPITAALLGLKTDQFGDPGLLIAEALGEAPQPTDRIGLVPHHKQVDDPIFARLVHDHDQVDLIDVRADAATVCQQIARCHHVFASSLHGLITADAYGVPSTWADPGEESHLKYHDYAASVGRAMIAPIDWDTIPDHLNTLPARGPLSYAAGIKRAQAALYNSFPVQMRTSTYAGAT, translated from the coding sequence ATGGATGCGGTGGCTGGACATAACACGCCGTTACGGCTGTTCTGGTGGAAAGGTGTGGCCAATTTTGGCGACGCCCTGAGCCAGATCGTTGTGGCGCATGCATCGGGCCGCGATGTTGTCCATTCCGGTATCGGCGGGGCCGATCTGGTTGCGGTGGGGTCGATCATCCAGATCGTGCGCCGCAAATTCGCCAATGGCGGTACCGGTCGCCCGGTCATCTGGGGCAGCGGGGTGTTGCATCCCACACCCAAGGATTTTCTGGAACATGTTGATGTGGCTCTGGTACGCGGCCCGATTACGGCGGCGCTGTTGGGGTTGAAGACCGATCAGTTCGGCGATCCCGGTCTGTTGATTGCAGAGGCTTTGGGGGAGGCTCCGCAACCGACGGATCGTATCGGATTGGTGCCGCATCACAAACAGGTGGATGATCCGATCTTTGCGCGTTTGGTGCACGACCATGATCAGGTCGATTTGATCGACGTGCGCGCGGACGCGGCGACAGTCTGCCAACAAATCGCGCGCTGCCATCATGTCTTTGCGTCCTCGCTGCATGGGTTGATCACGGCAGATGCCTATGGGGTCCCGTCAACCTGGGCCGACCCGGGCGAAGAATCCCATCTGAAATACCATGATTACGCGGCCTCGGTCGGGCGCGCGATGATTGCACCAATAGATTGGGACACAATCCCGGACCACCTGAACACCTTGCCCGCGCGCGGCCCGCTGTCTTATGCGGCCGGTATCAAGCGCGCGCAGGCAGCACTTTACAATAGTTTTCCGGTGCAAATGCGCACCTCCACCTATGCTGGCGCGACCTGA
- a CDS encoding YbjQ family protein: MIITTTPSVEGYQIAEYKGIVVGEAIMGANVVRDVFASITDIVGGRSGAYESKLEDARETALAELEDRARSKGANAVVGVDLDYEVVGQSMLMVSASGTAVVLG; this comes from the coding sequence ATGATCATTACAACCACCCCATCCGTCGAAGGCTATCAGATTGCCGAGTACAAAGGCATCGTCGTGGGCGAAGCCATTATGGGGGCCAATGTGGTGCGGGACGTATTTGCGTCGATCACTGATATCGTTGGTGGGCGGTCCGGAGCCTATGAAAGCAAGCTCGAAGATGCGCGCGAAACCGCGTTGGCAGAACTGGAGGACCGCGCCCGTTCCAAGGGGGCGAATGCAGTGGTCGGAGTAGATCTGGATTACGAAGTGGTCGGTCAGTCGATGCTGATGGTGTCGGCCAGCGGAACTGCGGTGGTTCTGGGCTGA
- a CDS encoding FkbM family methyltransferase — MNREAPQPRSQKMLARRVEFLQSVMSPQRRLRIADVGANPINTPDYDGLLKLGGCEVWGFEPEQSAFDALTQDPVPNTHYLQRAIGRTGQGTFYPHPQSGLGSLYPIRQESVSFLGKPGWHKGDVDGIEIALTALDDLSDEELPKPDVLKIDIQGGELDVFQSGRQKMSQAVSVIPEVRFYRMYEGEPLWGPVDVELHDQGYVLHKLVFAKSTVVQNSQRKRMKNAVFRNQLMDGDAVYIRNPETIDDWSDEQIKQLAMASACVFGSFDLTVFCLDALVDREVVDPQAPGQFLDKLPPWMFAEN; from the coding sequence ATGAACCGGGAAGCGCCGCAACCCCGTAGCCAGAAGATGCTGGCACGCCGGGTGGAGTTTTTGCAATCGGTCATGTCTCCCCAGCGGAGACTACGGATTGCCGACGTTGGCGCAAATCCGATCAATACACCAGATTATGACGGTCTGCTGAAACTGGGGGGCTGCGAGGTCTGGGGCTTTGAGCCCGAGCAATCCGCCTTTGATGCCCTGACGCAGGATCCGGTGCCCAACACCCACTATCTGCAACGGGCTATCGGGCGGACCGGCCAGGGCACATTCTATCCGCATCCGCAATCTGGGCTGGGGTCCTTGTATCCGATCCGGCAAGAGTCCGTCTCGTTTCTGGGCAAACCCGGGTGGCACAAGGGGGATGTGGACGGCATCGAGATTGCGTTGACCGCACTGGATGATCTCAGTGATGAAGAGCTTCCCAAGCCGGATGTTTTGAAAATTGATATCCAGGGCGGAGAGCTGGATGTTTTCCAATCCGGGCGTCAAAAGATGTCCCAAGCTGTCAGCGTCATTCCCGAAGTGCGGTTCTATCGCATGTATGAAGGAGAACCCTTGTGGGGCCCTGTGGATGTCGAGCTGCACGATCAAGGCTATGTGTTGCATAAATTGGTCTTCGCCAAATCCACCGTTGTTCAAAACTCACAGCGCAAGCGGATGAAAAACGCCGTGTTCCGGAACCAATTGATGGATGGCGACGCCGTATACATTCGCAATCCCGAAACCATTGACGATTGGAGCGACGAACAGATCAAACAGCTGGCCATGGCGTCGGCCTGTGTCTTTGGAAGCTTTGATCTGACCGTTTTCTGTCTTGATGCACTGGTGGACCGCGAAGTTGTGGATCCCCAGGCACCTGGCCAATTTCTGGACAAATTACCTCCTTGGATGTTTGCGGAGAACTGA